The proteins below come from a single uncultured Dethiosulfovibrio sp. genomic window:
- a CDS encoding aminopeptidase 1, with protein MSDIADKNINSRSWEKYTPSEIKETTDFLMNMVTSCKTERECVRWLKSDLNARGAMPSDSTVAPRPGDVVYMDWKGRAILAARIGKEGLDNGITVIASHIDSPRIDVKGRPLYEEGNLAFLDCHYYGGLKKYQWTNVPLALHGEIHRADGTTLQIVFGEDDSEPVLMIPDLEPHVDRDMDKRKASEAVDGEDLDVLAGNRPSDEDDFSVKKAISKLLTEKWSLEEKDFLSADLALVPSGPARFAGLDGSMIAAYGLDDRVCTAISYKAFWDMDIPKKTAVFIAVDREEIGSESIGGAQGAFMDLFLLELLKATGKSPDILSLRRLYSQSGAISADVTAGMNPLYKKNYVRDQQALIGNGVALVKFSGRGGKYDGNEARGEFVSSIIASLERKEVPWQTGSFGKVDKAGGGTIAKYLARTGMDTIDIGPALLSMHSPMELVSVADVTALYNCYRALWEYLPTRS; from the coding sequence ATGAGCGATATCGCCGACAAGAACATCAATTCCAGGAGCTGGGAAAAGTATACCCCCTCGGAGATCAAAGAAACCACCGATTTTCTGATGAACATGGTAACATCCTGCAAAACAGAGAGAGAATGTGTTCGATGGTTAAAATCGGACCTAAACGCAAGAGGAGCCATGCCCTCGGATAGTACGGTCGCCCCCCGACCGGGAGACGTCGTCTACATGGACTGGAAAGGACGAGCCATACTAGCCGCCAGAATCGGTAAAGAGGGGCTGGATAACGGTATAACGGTCATAGCCTCCCATATAGACTCTCCCAGGATAGACGTTAAAGGCCGTCCTCTATACGAAGAAGGCAACCTCGCCTTCCTAGACTGCCATTATTACGGAGGTTTGAAAAAATATCAATGGACCAATGTCCCTCTGGCCCTCCATGGCGAGATTCACAGAGCCGATGGAACGACGTTACAGATAGTCTTCGGGGAGGACGATTCAGAACCGGTTCTCATGATCCCAGACCTGGAGCCTCACGTGGACAGAGACATGGACAAGAGAAAGGCATCTGAGGCGGTAGACGGAGAGGATCTAGATGTCCTGGCGGGAAATAGGCCTTCCGACGAGGACGATTTTTCCGTAAAAAAAGCTATCTCCAAGCTCCTTACGGAAAAATGGAGCCTGGAGGAGAAGGATTTTCTCTCCGCCGATCTAGCCCTAGTTCCCTCGGGGCCGGCCAGGTTTGCCGGCCTGGACGGATCTATGATAGCAGCTTACGGCCTGGACGACAGAGTATGTACCGCCATATCCTATAAAGCCTTTTGGGATATGGATATACCGAAAAAGACAGCGGTATTCATAGCCGTCGATCGGGAAGAAATAGGAAGCGAAAGCATCGGTGGAGCACAGGGGGCCTTTATGGACCTATTTTTACTGGAGCTACTAAAGGCAACAGGAAAATCCCCTGACATCCTGTCCCTCAGGAGACTTTACAGCCAAAGCGGAGCTATAAGCGCCGACGTAACCGCAGGAATGAACCCTCTGTACAAAAAAAACTACGTCAGAGATCAGCAGGCTCTCATAGGTAACGGCGTCGCTTTGGTCAAATTTTCAGGGAGAGGGGGCAAATACGACGGCAACGAGGCAAGAGGTGAATTTGTTTCCTCGATTATCGCCTCTCTGGAGAGGAAAGAGGTCCCCTGGCAGACCGGAAGTTTCGGCAAAGTGGACAAAGCTGGAGGAGGAACAATAGCAAAATACCTGGCCAGAACGGGAATGGACACCATCGACATTGGCCCTGCCCTTTTGTCTATGCACTCTCCAATGGAGCTGGTCAGCGTAGCGGACGTGACGGCACTTTACAACTGTTATCGAGCCCTGTGGGAATATCTGCCCACTAGGTCATAA
- a CDS encoding SpoIVB peptidase S55 domain-containing protein, with translation MNRLKKFFAVFVLSLLVVDGGFASDFPFSTPFVGVDKIKPGQRGVAYTVVSGASVVSFPITVISVIPQDGDPAHLIAIKAEGPVIEKTGGIAAGMSGSPVYIDGRLIGAIGYGWNFSDHRLGLVTPIEDMAKVFSWTDKIPPFVKSVPIEQLEEVSSDADFRMALSLSGIGSRAQERLSEALGSQVILSGGAGGGPIVEIGGRVSPGDAIGVLLAWGDVTLGATGTLSALSTDGRFLAFAHPFLQKGSVAYPLTRAWIHHVVPSVESPFKIGSFGNVIGTVTQDRAQAIGGILGAFPPSVDLAFRLYDRDEKKRSLKGFRVVSDPFLVSKIAPPVFLGLMDRTWGRKGAGTAKMTISFAGGGLNRGWSHTDFYFSPDDISDRVAQAVSGLVSSVILNPYRELLPLGVNFEVEVSSTPRILYIDKISLDKETYGPGDTVEVSVHMRPYRGREQVRKFYLSIPEGVVGPCQVTVRGGGLGEPDGGQGEMDRSISNLDDMLKELSDREKANEVVIELSYQPTVSDDTQNGVLPPTGEYPGEVRRRKIKEGSMRVYRSDYYVEGALDKSLLVFSGEF, from the coding sequence ATGAACCGCCTGAAAAAGTTTTTTGCGGTGTTTGTCCTGTCTCTATTGGTGGTCGACGGCGGCTTTGCGTCCGATTTCCCCTTCTCTACCCCCTTTGTGGGAGTGGATAAAATCAAGCCTGGGCAAAGGGGCGTCGCTTACACCGTTGTATCCGGAGCCTCTGTTGTATCCTTCCCTATAACGGTGATAAGCGTTATACCTCAAGACGGCGATCCAGCTCATCTTATAGCTATAAAGGCTGAAGGGCCGGTTATAGAGAAAACCGGAGGTATAGCCGCAGGTATGAGCGGTAGTCCGGTATATATCGACGGTAGGCTAATCGGTGCTATCGGATATGGATGGAATTTTAGCGACCATCGTTTAGGTCTGGTAACGCCTATTGAGGATATGGCTAAGGTCTTCAGCTGGACCGACAAAATACCTCCTTTCGTCAAAAGCGTTCCCATTGAACAATTGGAGGAGGTTTCCTCTGACGCCGATTTCCGGATGGCTCTATCTCTCTCCGGTATCGGATCTAGAGCACAGGAGCGACTTTCTGAGGCTTTAGGATCTCAGGTGATATTATCCGGTGGAGCTGGAGGAGGACCTATCGTTGAGATAGGAGGCAGAGTCTCTCCTGGTGACGCTATTGGGGTCCTTTTGGCGTGGGGCGACGTTACCTTAGGTGCTACCGGGACCCTTTCCGCTCTCTCCACCGATGGTAGATTTCTCGCCTTTGCACACCCGTTTCTTCAAAAAGGCTCAGTGGCTTACCCTCTAACCAGAGCCTGGATACACCACGTAGTGCCAAGCGTCGAGTCGCCTTTTAAAATAGGTTCTTTCGGCAACGTTATAGGGACGGTAACCCAGGATAGAGCTCAGGCTATTGGAGGTATCTTAGGTGCCTTTCCGCCTTCCGTCGATCTAGCCTTTCGGCTTTACGATAGGGACGAAAAAAAACGGTCCTTAAAGGGTTTTAGAGTAGTTTCAGACCCCTTCTTGGTGTCTAAGATAGCTCCCCCGGTTTTTCTCGGCCTTATGGACAGGACCTGGGGAAGGAAAGGCGCCGGTACCGCTAAGATGACTATATCCTTCGCTGGGGGGGGATTAAATAGGGGATGGAGCCATACGGACTTTTACTTCTCCCCTGACGATATCTCCGACAGAGTGGCCCAAGCGGTGTCGGGATTGGTCTCTTCGGTTATCCTCAACCCTTACAGAGAATTGTTGCCTCTAGGAGTTAACTTTGAGGTAGAGGTATCCTCGACCCCAAGAATACTTTACATCGATAAAATTTCGCTGGACAAAGAGACCTACGGTCCTGGGGATACGGTGGAGGTATCGGTCCATATGAGGCCCTACAGAGGCAGGGAGCAGGTCCGAAAATTCTATCTGTCAATACCGGAAGGGGTCGTTGGGCCTTGCCAGGTTACGGTGAGAGGCGGAGGTCTAGGTGAGCCGGACGGAGGACAAGGTGAGATGGACCGCTCTATCTCTAATCTCGACGATATGTTAAAGGAACTCTCGGATAGAGAAAAGGCCAACGAGGTAGTTATAGAGCTTTCCTATCAGCCTACCGTCTCCGACGATACGCAAAATGGGGTGTTACCTCCTACTGGGGAGTATCCTGGAGAGGTTCGGCGCAGGAAGATCAAAGAGGGATCTATGAGGGTTTATAGATCGGATTACTACGTAGAAGGGGCTTTGGATAAGAGCCTTTTGGTATTTTCTGGAGAGTTTTAG
- the prfB gene encoding peptide chain release factor 2 (programmed frameshift), protein MNTVSTSAALEELQALLSDLQESLDLPVLKQEVSRLHEIMALPDFWGRQDAQRISSDLAAMEDQISDWDGLIDEFKDLEVLAEILSEEDDQELRDEFFSRSESLDDRIERKRMELLLDGQYDRSNAIVTVHAGSGGLDSQDWAEILYRMYLRWCENNGYKTKVLDYQRDEEGGIKTVTFTVEGPMAYGYLQAEVGVHRLVRISPFDTAKRRHTSFASVDVVPDLPEDAEIEIRSEDLRIDTFRSSGAGGQHVNMTDSAVRITHLPTGIVVSCQNERSQHMNKAVAIHVLKGKLYELSLIARQDELDSLHDKKEISWGSQIRSYVLHPYTMVKDHRTSVETGNASAVLDGDLERFLLAYLRWRKR, encoded by the exons ATGAATACCGTATCTACATCTGCCGCATTGGAGGAACTTCAGGCCCTACTTTCGGACCTGCAGGAAAGTCTT GACCTGCCTGTACTAAAGCAGGAGGTCTCAAGGCTTCACGAGATAATGGCTCTCCCCGATTTCTGGGGCAGGCAGGATGCCCAAAGGATATCTTCCGACCTAGCGGCTATGGAGGACCAGATATCCGACTGGGATGGCCTTATCGATGAGTTTAAAGATTTAGAGGTCCTGGCGGAGATACTGAGCGAGGAAGACGACCAGGAGCTGAGGGATGAGTTTTTTTCTAGATCTGAGTCCCTCGACGACAGAATAGAACGGAAGAGAATGGAGCTTCTACTGGACGGCCAGTATGATCGGAGTAACGCTATCGTGACAGTTCACGCAGGATCAGGAGGTCTGGACTCTCAGGACTGGGCGGAGATCCTTTATAGGATGTATCTGAGATGGTGCGAGAATAACGGCTATAAGACCAAGGTTTTGGACTATCAAAGGGATGAAGAGGGAGGAATTAAAACGGTTACCTTTACCGTCGAGGGGCCAATGGCATACGGCTATCTTCAGGCGGAGGTCGGTGTTCACCGTCTGGTGAGAATATCTCCTTTCGATACCGCAAAGAGAAGACACACCAGTTTTGCCTCTGTCGACGTCGTGCCAGATCTGCCCGAGGATGCTGAGATTGAGATACGCTCCGAGGATCTAAGGATAGATACCTTTAGGTCCAGCGGAGCAGGTGGACAGCACGTGAATATGACTGATTCGGCGGTAAGAATCACTCACCTGCCTACGGGAATCGTGGTCTCCTGTCAGAACGAAAGATCTCAACATATGAACAAGGCCGTGGCTATTCACGTTCTGAAGGGTAAGCTCTACGAATTGTCCCTTATCGCCCGTCAAGACGAGTTGGACAGCCTTCACGATAAGAAAGAAATAAGCTGGGGAAGCCAGATAAGGTCCTACGTGCTTCACCCCTACACTATGGTAAAAGACCATCGCACATCCGTCGAAACGGGCAACGCCTCGGCGGTTCTGGACGGAGATCTGGAGCGGTTCCTTCTGGCCTATCTTAGGTGGAGAAAAAGATGA
- the selD gene encoding selenide, water dikinase SelD gives MARLTEMSRTSGUAAKIGPADLEEVLRSFEVPSDERLITSWDCGEDAALWKIDENRVGILTLDFITPVVDDPGQWGEIAAANAISDVFAMGGKPFIALNIVAFPINCLPVQSLKELMDGGYRKVRESGAFLVGGHSVEDQEPKYGLCVFGEVEADCLWKVTGAMAGDKLILTKPLGAGIMVTGIKADMVEDQQAVQEGIKWMRTLNDLPLKMPKDLRKAVHSCTDVTGFGFAGHALDMLSKSALDLNLRMNALPLMKGAMELAAMGLVPAGAYANRSLYQSRVDGLEGEDPLQDFLFDPQTSGGLLLSVSPERSEELLEFAIEAGFEKSAIIGEFSEGSGHLVLT, from the coding sequence ATGGCCCGCTTAACTGAAATGTCCAGAACCAGCGGCTGAGCCGCTAAAATAGGTCCGGCGGACCTAGAAGAAGTACTGAGATCCTTTGAGGTTCCATCGGACGAAAGGCTGATAACCTCCTGGGATTGCGGAGAGGACGCAGCTCTGTGGAAAATAGACGAAAATAGAGTTGGCATCCTGACGTTGGACTTCATTACCCCCGTCGTAGACGATCCAGGACAATGGGGAGAGATAGCGGCGGCCAACGCCATAAGCGACGTTTTCGCCATGGGGGGCAAGCCATTTATCGCCCTCAATATCGTGGCTTTCCCGATCAACTGTCTTCCTGTTCAGAGCCTGAAGGAGCTGATGGACGGAGGGTACCGAAAGGTCAGGGAATCCGGGGCTTTTCTGGTAGGAGGACACAGCGTCGAGGACCAGGAACCTAAGTACGGCCTCTGCGTTTTTGGGGAGGTCGAGGCCGATTGTCTTTGGAAGGTGACCGGGGCAATGGCAGGTGACAAGCTCATACTTACCAAGCCCTTAGGGGCTGGCATAATGGTCACCGGCATAAAGGCCGACATGGTAGAGGATCAGCAGGCCGTCCAAGAGGGGATAAAATGGATGAGAACCTTGAACGATCTTCCCCTCAAAATGCCCAAAGATCTTAGAAAAGCGGTACACAGCTGCACCGACGTGACAGGATTCGGCTTCGCTGGCCATGCCCTTGATATGCTGTCAAAAAGCGCCCTGGACCTGAACCTGAGAATGAACGCACTCCCCCTTATGAAAGGGGCCATGGAGCTAGCGGCAATGGGTCTAGTCCCTGCAGGGGCCTACGCCAACAGATCGCTTTACCAGAGTAGGGTAGATGGACTGGAGGGAGAGGACCCTTTACAGGACTTTCTCTTCGATCCTCAGACCAGCGGCGGCCTGTTATTGTCGGTATCTCCGGAGAGGTCAGAGGAGCTACTGGAGTTCGCCATAGAGGCGGGGTTCGAGAAGAGCGCCATAATAGGAGAATTCTCCGAAGGCTCAGGCCACCTCGTTCTGACTTAA
- the pyrE gene encoding orotate phosphoribosyltransferase, with protein sequence MMLDSGAYLKGHFLLTSGKHSGHYMQCAMMLRYPDNAAYAGAQIASALSGRQVDFVVSPAVGGLIIGHEVARALGVPFLFCEREEGNMKLRRFPVPEGKRFVVVEDVITTGGSAEEVREHLEAAGCLWEDTCCIVDRSGGNHRLKRDPLSLWKVSFPVYSPDDCPLCSDGSKPYKPGSRKVDEA encoded by the coding sequence ATGATGCTAGATTCAGGTGCCTATCTTAAAGGGCATTTCCTTTTGACCTCCGGGAAGCACAGCGGTCACTATATGCAGTGTGCTATGATGCTCCGTTATCCCGATAACGCGGCCTACGCAGGTGCTCAGATAGCCTCCGCACTTTCCGGCAGGCAGGTCGATTTCGTGGTCTCCCCTGCGGTCGGCGGTTTGATAATAGGCCACGAAGTGGCCAGGGCTCTTGGAGTTCCCTTTCTGTTCTGCGAGAGGGAGGAGGGGAACATGAAGCTTCGTCGTTTTCCGGTTCCAGAGGGCAAGAGATTCGTTGTTGTAGAGGATGTCATAACCACCGGAGGTTCGGCGGAGGAAGTTCGAGAGCATCTTGAGGCTGCGGGATGTCTGTGGGAGGATACCTGTTGCATAGTTGACAGGAGCGGCGGCAACCACAGGCTCAAGAGGGATCCGCTGTCCCTTTGGAAGGTCTCTTTCCCCGTCTATTCCCCTGATGACTGCCCTCTGTGTTCCGATGGAAGTAAGCCCTATAAACCCGGAAGTAGAAAGGTCGATGAGGCTTAA
- the pyrF gene encoding orotidine-5'-phosphate decarboxylase, producing the protein MNRDSLPLILALDVDSLATARRTMDVVKGKVDYVKIGPRLFALGGTSFVKEMVDYGFKVFLDLKLHDIPNTIKIAVEAFGDIGLWSLTLHAAGGRRMMEEAVAARDKMGSSMKLFGISVLTSFSEEVWAEATPGCSMDEALKKRAWLCGDCGMDGVVCSPLDLPVIASVASPDLLKVVPGVRLTPGGDDQTRVATPCDAFRNGADYVVMGRPIYTAPNIDQAMSLISQSIEEGLNK; encoded by the coding sequence ATGAACCGGGACTCTTTGCCCCTTATTCTGGCGTTGGATGTGGATTCTCTGGCGACGGCCAGAAGGACTATGGACGTCGTAAAAGGAAAGGTCGATTACGTTAAGATAGGCCCCAGGCTCTTCGCCTTGGGAGGGACCTCTTTCGTCAAGGAAATGGTGGACTACGGATTTAAGGTTTTCCTGGATCTAAAGCTCCACGATATCCCTAACACCATAAAGATAGCGGTTGAGGCTTTCGGCGATATTGGGCTATGGTCCCTGACCCTTCACGCCGCCGGTGGAAGAAGAATGATGGAGGAAGCTGTGGCCGCCAGGGATAAGATGGGTTCCTCTATGAAGCTCTTTGGTATATCCGTCCTTACCAGCTTCAGCGAGGAGGTCTGGGCCGAGGCTACCCCCGGCTGTTCCATGGATGAGGCACTTAAAAAGAGGGCATGGCTCTGTGGAGATTGTGGCATGGACGGAGTTGTCTGCTCTCCTTTGGACCTGCCTGTGATAGCTTCTGTGGCCTCCCCCGATCTGTTGAAGGTAGTCCCTGGAGTAAGGTTGACTCCCGGGGGAGACGACCAGACCAGAGTCGCTACTCCCTGCGATGCCTTTCGTAACGGTGCGGACTACGTAGTGATGGGACGTCCTATCTATACCGCACCGAATATTGACCAGGCTATGTCCCTAATATCCCAGTCTATCGAGGAGGGGTTGAACAAATGA
- a CDS encoding dihydroorotate dehydrogenase has translation MADLSVKIGSVSLKTPIVIASGTWGYDEELWRDDLLGQVGAVCSKAITDEKKEGNPGVRVWETPCGLLNSIGLQNTGIDDFVDKKLPELEGRGVPIIANVSMEDEKGLIRMVERLVPVSDRITALELNVSCPNVDHGCMSWGVSPVLTGQAVSMVRARWSGPLWVKMTPQAPDPEAVGRAAQESGADALVVANTWLGMAMDVKARKPVFARKVAGFSGPAVFPLSLRLVWQVAGAVSIPIIGCGGVSSWEDLLSMVMAGASAVEVGTGLFRDLHLPESICKGLSRYMEAEGVKHVSELVGVAR, from the coding sequence ATGGCTGATCTTTCCGTTAAGATTGGATCGGTTTCCCTGAAAACCCCTATAGTTATAGCCTCAGGAACCTGGGGGTACGACGAAGAACTCTGGAGAGACGATCTCCTTGGGCAGGTCGGGGCGGTGTGTTCAAAGGCCATAACCGACGAGAAAAAAGAGGGTAATCCAGGGGTGAGGGTATGGGAGACTCCCTGTGGACTTCTCAACAGCATAGGCCTTCAGAACACCGGTATAGACGATTTCGTGGACAAAAAACTCCCCGAATTAGAGGGTCGCGGTGTGCCTATAATCGCCAACGTATCCATGGAGGATGAGAAAGGCCTTATAAGGATGGTGGAGAGACTTGTGCCGGTTTCCGACCGTATAACCGCCCTAGAGCTCAATGTCTCCTGTCCTAACGTGGATCATGGCTGTATGTCCTGGGGAGTTAGCCCCGTTTTAACAGGGCAGGCGGTCTCTATGGTCAGAGCCCGCTGGTCTGGGCCTCTTTGGGTTAAAATGACCCCTCAGGCCCCTGATCCTGAGGCCGTAGGCCGTGCGGCTCAGGAGTCCGGTGCTGACGCACTTGTGGTAGCTAATACCTGGCTGGGCATGGCGATGGACGTAAAGGCGAGAAAGCCGGTATTCGCCCGTAAGGTAGCGGGGTTTTCCGGTCCCGCCGTCTTCCCCCTCTCTTTGCGACTGGTATGGCAGGTTGCTGGTGCGGTGTCTATACCTATAATAGGCTGTGGCGGGGTGAGTTCCTGGGAGGATCTTCTATCTATGGTTATGGCGGGAGCCTCCGCAGTGGAGGTAGGAACCGGACTTTTCAGGGATCTTCATCTGCCTGAGTCCATCTGCAAAGGCCTCTCTCGTTATATGGAGGCGGAAGGCGTAAAACACGTTTCCGAGCTGGTCGGTGTGGCCAGATAG
- a CDS encoding dihydroorotate dehydrogenase: MGRGVDDYSAVLTSVELIGEDVVYLRAKCPELACEVEPGQFILLRDPAWGLDPLLMRPFAVAGVIGDDIEILLQVVGKGTEMLAQRKPGDPLVVRGPMGRGFSKPSSSPVYVAGTLGSAPLLFARDRFGAGRFVLGVPNDRWESFVMWLKRRCPELEVFSDDGSLGTKGNSLKGLNPEDGISVMACGPGPMMAAMANMGLKDCQVSMESRMACGIGACSGCVIETSSGKKRVCADGPVFDLQEVVWNG; this comes from the coding sequence ATGGGGCGTGGCGTAGACGATTATTCCGCGGTTTTAACCTCGGTAGAGCTTATCGGTGAGGATGTGGTCTATCTGCGGGCCAAATGTCCCGAATTGGCCTGTGAGGTGGAGCCGGGACAGTTTATCCTGTTGAGGGACCCCGCTTGGGGGCTTGACCCTCTGCTGATGAGGCCCTTTGCGGTGGCCGGGGTGATCGGGGATGATATAGAGATACTTCTCCAGGTCGTCGGTAAGGGAACCGAGATGTTAGCTCAGAGGAAGCCCGGTGATCCCCTGGTCGTACGAGGACCTATGGGTAGAGGGTTCTCAAAGCCCTCATCGTCCCCTGTTTATGTCGCAGGAACCTTGGGATCTGCCCCTTTGCTTTTCGCCAGGGATCGTTTTGGAGCAGGAAGGTTCGTTCTAGGGGTCCCTAACGACCGTTGGGAGTCCTTTGTTATGTGGCTAAAGAGGAGATGTCCCGAGCTTGAGGTGTTCTCAGACGACGGTTCTTTAGGGACAAAAGGCAACTCTCTTAAAGGTTTAAATCCAGAGGATGGTATCTCCGTGATGGCCTGCGGTCCTGGCCCTATGATGGCGGCTATGGCTAACATGGGGCTAAAAGACTGTCAGGTGAGTATGGAGAGCCGGATGGCCTGTGGAATAGGGGCCTGCTCCGGTTGCGTTATCGAGACCTCCTCGGGCAAAAAAAGGGTCTGTGCCGATGGCCCGGTGTTCGACCTCCAGGAGGTGGTCTGGAATGGCTGA
- a CDS encoding aspartate carbamoyltransferase catalytic subunit — MSWERKGLTDLCDWSREDYEVFLGLASDYKRSLDSTSGRKKDILNGRVVVNLFFEPSTRTKVSFEMAEKLLGADVIDWSSSGSSLSKGETLRDTAWTLKAMGIDGLVVRHGRAGFPLFLQKLLPGVAIINGGDGARSHPTQALLDLLSATEALGSLDGVPVVIAGDVGHSRVARSVARAFSTMGARITFAGPKSLMPADVESLGGVYRPDGLQEVKDAGIVYLLRIQKERQQQEEFFPSTDEYHRYFGASIESIPQGTLIMHPGPINRGVEISSAVADGPNNLILDQVRSGVATRMAILDLCLGGVA; from the coding sequence ATGAGCTGGGAAAGAAAGGGTCTGACCGATCTTTGCGATTGGTCCAGAGAGGACTACGAGGTCTTTTTAGGTCTTGCTTCCGATTACAAAAGATCGCTGGATTCGACGTCTGGGAGAAAAAAGGACATATTAAATGGCAGGGTAGTGGTCAACCTTTTCTTCGAGCCCTCCACCAGGACTAAGGTGTCCTTTGAGATGGCAGAAAAGCTTCTCGGTGCCGACGTTATAGACTGGTCCTCTTCGGGATCAAGCCTTTCGAAAGGGGAGACTCTCAGGGATACGGCCTGGACTTTAAAGGCTATGGGAATCGATGGTCTAGTGGTTCGCCATGGCAGGGCTGGCTTTCCACTCTTTCTACAGAAGCTCCTTCCAGGTGTCGCTATCATAAACGGTGGCGACGGTGCTAGGAGTCACCCGACCCAGGCTCTGTTGGATCTCCTATCGGCCACCGAGGCCCTAGGAAGCCTGGATGGAGTTCCGGTGGTGATAGCGGGAGACGTAGGGCACAGCAGGGTCGCCAGGAGCGTCGCTCGAGCTTTTTCCACCATGGGAGCTCGTATAACCTTCGCAGGACCTAAATCCCTGATGCCTGCGGACGTGGAAAGCCTCGGTGGCGTCTACCGTCCCGATGGCTTACAGGAGGTTAAAGACGCTGGAATAGTCTATCTCCTGAGAATCCAGAAGGAAAGGCAACAACAGGAGGAGTTCTTCCCCTCTACGGACGAGTATCATCGTTATTTCGGCGCATCTATCGAGTCGATACCTCAGGGAACCTTGATAATGCACCCAGGCCCTATCAATCGAGGGGTCGAGATATCCTCTGCCGTAGCTGACGGACCAAATAATCTGATACTTGATCAGGTCAGAAGCGGAGTGGCTACCAGAATGGCCATATTGGACCTTTGCCTTGGAGGTGTGGCATAA
- the pyrR gene encoding bifunctional pyr operon transcriptional regulator/uracil phosphoribosyltransferase PyrR, which yields MNLREKTIVMTEEDMDRVLRRIANEIVEKNRGVGDLVILGIQRRGVHLASRIRNILRDSEGSKIPSGELDITLYRDDLAVLSDDPVVHSTSIPVSISGKNLVLVDDVLFTGRTIRAALDALMDLGRPGSVQLAILIDRGHRELPIQPDYLGKMVPTSSSEIVEVKVKELDGEDRVVICDREVAI from the coding sequence TTGAACTTAAGGGAAAAAACCATCGTAATGACCGAAGAGGACATGGATAGGGTCCTGCGCAGAATAGCCAACGAAATAGTCGAAAAAAACCGTGGTGTAGGGGATCTGGTAATTCTGGGAATTCAGAGGCGAGGTGTTCATCTGGCCTCTAGGATAAGGAATATACTCAGGGATTCCGAGGGAAGCAAGATACCCTCAGGGGAGCTGGATATAACCCTGTACAGGGACGATCTAGCGGTGCTATCGGACGATCCTGTAGTTCACAGTACATCGATTCCGGTATCCATATCCGGTAAAAATCTGGTTTTAGTGGACGATGTGCTGTTTACCGGAAGGACGATCAGGGCTGCTCTGGACGCACTGATGGATCTAGGAAGGCCGGGATCGGTTCAGCTCGCCATATTGATAGACAGGGGACACAGGGAGCTTCCCATTCAGCCCGATTATCTGGGTAAAATGGTCCCCACATCGAGCAGCGAAATCGTTGAGGTAAAGGTTAAGGAACTGGACGGAGAGGACAGAGTTGTCATCTGTGACAGGGAGGTCGCTATATGA